In the Quercus lobata isolate SW786 chromosome 5, ValleyOak3.0 Primary Assembly, whole genome shotgun sequence genome, one interval contains:
- the LOC115991051 gene encoding uncharacterized protein LOC115991051, whose protein sequence is MTDQPIKKSMNKPEAASRMVQWAIELSQFDIEYHPRTAIKAQALVDFIVEFTLPDEDRIIDKVDRWTIQTDGSSVQRKGGVGVVITTPDGEVLKYGVQLKFPATNNEVEYEGILTGLRLGKALGAKNLLIQSDSKLVIGQIRGEYEAKEERMQKYLKLTKHLTQEFDIVEFVQIPRSQNMGADEVSKLASSEEGKISTDLAMEVQKHPSIEEIATFTIQSTDSWMTPIISYLQDGRLPQNTEEAKRIKKRAARFTILNDALYKRGFSMPYLKCVDEEEARYILEEIHGGIYGDHAGSRSLVNKVVRVGYFWPTMQVDAAKIVKRCDKCQRYGNVQRLPTEKMMTIASPWPFAQWGIDIVSPLPQGKGQFDSQGFREFCSNLGIKNQFSSPGHPQANGLTEVTNRTLLKIIKTRLDDAKGAWPEELPNVLWAYRTTARTPTGETPFRLTYSTKVVIPVEVGVTSIRQGTFNEGINDDKLRLNLDCLDEVRDNASSKMMKYQKKMAEYYDKRVKLRRLDIGDLVLRRTTTATKDPTQGKLGPTWEGPYRVIHYSR, encoded by the exons ATGACGGACCAACCGatcaagaaatcaatgaacaagCCCGAAGCAGCAAGCAGGATGGTTCAGTGGGCAATTGAACTTAGTCAATTTGACATCGAGTACCATCCCAGAACAGCGATCAAGGCGCAAGCTCTGGTAGACTTCATCGTAGAGTTCACTCTTCCAGACGAGGACAGGATTATCGACAAGGTAGACAGATGGACGATACAAACTGATGGTTCGTCAGTCCAGAGGAAggggggagtaggggtcgtCATAACCACCCCTGACGGAGAAGTGCTGAAATATGGGGTCCAACTAAAGTTCCCAGCCACCAACAACGAAGTTGAATACGAGGGGATACTGACGGGACTGAGGCTTGGAAAGGCACTTGGTGCTAAAAATTTGTTGATCCAAAGTGATTCAAAGCTAGTGATCGGGCAAATTAGGGGAGAGTAcgaagcaaaggaagaaaggatgcagaaataccttAAGCTGACGAAACATCTAACTCAGGAGTTTGACATAGTGGAGTTCGTGCAGATCCCAAGAAGTCAGAATATGGGAGCTGACGAAGTATCAAAACTAGCGTCATCAGAAGAAGGGAAGATTAGCACAGATCTAGCGATGGAAGTCCAGAAACACCCTAGTATCGAAGAAATTGCAACATTCACCATCCAGAGCACAGACAGTTGGATGACACCCATAATATCCTACCTCCAGGACGGGCGCCTCCCTCAGAACACCGAAGAAGCTAAAAGGATCAAGAAGAGGGCGGCCAGGTTCACCATCCTGAATGACGCtttgtacaagagaggcttctctatgcctTACTTGAAGTGCGTCGACGAGGAAGAGGCTAGATACATCCTGGAAGAAATCCACGGAGGAATTTACGGTGACCACGCTGGCTCAAGATCCCTGGTGAACAAGGTAGTACGAGTaggatatttttggccaaccatgcaggtgGACGCTGCTAAAATCGTCAAGAGGTGCGACAAATGCCAGCGATACGGGAATGTGCAACGGCTTCCAACAGAGAAAATGATGACTATAGCTTCcccatggccatttgcacaGTGGGGAATTGACATCGTCAGTCCTCtaccccaaggtaaaggtcag TTCGACAGCCAAGGCTTCAGGGAATTCTGTTCAAACCttgggatcaagaatcagttctcgTCTCCAGGGCATCCTCAGGCAAACGGGTTGACGGAAGTGACGAACCGAacgctgctcaagattatcaagaccaGACTAGATGATGCGAAGGGTGCCTGGCCAGAAGAATTACCAAATGTCTTGTGGGCTTACAGAACCACCGCCAGAACCCCGacaggagaaacccccttcaggcttacctatAGCACAAAAGTAGTAATCCCAGTCGAAGTGGGGGTAACGAGCATCAGACAAGGAACTTTCAACGAAGGGATCAACGACGACAAACTACGACTCAACCTGGATTGTCTGGACGAAGTAAGAGACAATGCATCCAGCAAGATGATGAAGTATCAGAAAAAGATGGCCGAATACTACGATAAGAGGGTCAAACTCAGACGACTGGACATAGGAGACCTCGTCCTACGCAGGACTACCACagcaactaaagaccctaccCAGGGAAAGTTGGGTCCTACGTGGGAAGGTCCTTACCGAGTCATTCATTACTCAAGATAA